One segment of Mycolicibacterium sp. YH-1 DNA contains the following:
- a CDS encoding class I SAM-dependent methyltransferase: MSTADSALPPSAARLFAHAEQVTGFMPADEGRALYDAAVRYLGDGVGVEIGTYCGKSTVMLGAAAQTTGGVLYTVDHHHGSEEHQVGWEYHDTSMVDPVTGLFDTLPSLRHNLDAAGLDDHVVAVVGKSVVVARGWQTPVQFLFIDGGHTEEAAQRDYDGWVKWVTVGGCLVIHDVFPNPEDGGQAPFHVYQRALNSGQFREVGATGSMRILERTAPHAE; this comes from the coding sequence ATGAGCACCGCCGACTCCGCACTGCCGCCGTCCGCCGCACGCCTGTTCGCGCACGCCGAGCAGGTCACCGGTTTCATGCCCGCGGACGAGGGACGCGCCCTCTACGACGCCGCCGTGCGCTACCTCGGTGACGGCGTCGGCGTCGAGATCGGCACCTACTGCGGAAAGTCGACCGTAATGCTCGGCGCGGCCGCGCAGACCACCGGTGGCGTCCTGTACACCGTCGATCACCACCACGGCTCCGAGGAGCACCAGGTCGGCTGGGAGTACCACGACACGTCCATGGTCGATCCGGTCACCGGACTCTTCGACACGCTGCCCTCGCTGCGCCACAATCTGGACGCCGCGGGACTCGACGACCACGTGGTGGCCGTGGTGGGCAAGTCGGTGGTGGTGGCCCGCGGTTGGCAGACGCCGGTGCAGTTTCTTTTCATCGACGGCGGCCACACCGAGGAGGCCGCGCAGCGCGACTACGACGGCTGGGTCAAATGGGTGACCGTCGGTGGCTGCCTCGTCATCCACGACGTGTTCCCCAACCCCGAGGACGGCGGGCAGGCGCCGTTCCACGTGTACCAGCGTGCGCTGAACTCGGGCCAGTTCCGCGAGGTCGGCGCGACCGGATCGATGCGCATCCTGGAGCGCACCGCACCGCACGCGGAGTAG
- a CDS encoding prenyltransferase yields MRSPKHSHEIPGVAGVLTPDQCLQTAESIAATQESTGALPWFDGGHTDPWDHVENAMALTVAGLWEPARAAYEWCRATQRADGSWPIQFRNGVIEDANSDSNFCAYVATGVWHHVLITQDRGFAETMWPVVSRAIDFVLTLQLDGGEIAWAASPSGIIQEALLTGCASIHHAMRCAIALANYLDEPQPEWEVAVGALGHAIAEHPELFLAKDTHSMEWYYPVLGGAIRGEAARARIDARWDEFVVPGLGIRCIDHRPWVTGAETCEFVMALDAMGDSVRAHQQFAAMHHLRETDGSYWTGLVFADGKRWPVERTTWTGAAMILAADALSSTTAGSGIFRADDLPRGLESEFDCACVTRR; encoded by the coding sequence GTGAGAAGTCCTAAGCACAGCCACGAAATTCCAGGCGTCGCAGGCGTTCTGACTCCTGATCAGTGCCTGCAGACCGCCGAGTCCATCGCCGCCACCCAGGAGTCGACCGGCGCACTGCCCTGGTTCGACGGTGGTCACACCGATCCCTGGGACCACGTCGAGAACGCGATGGCCCTCACCGTCGCCGGGCTGTGGGAACCTGCCCGCGCCGCCTACGAGTGGTGCAGGGCCACGCAGCGTGCGGACGGATCGTGGCCCATTCAGTTCCGCAACGGTGTCATCGAGGATGCCAACAGCGACAGCAACTTCTGCGCGTACGTCGCCACCGGCGTCTGGCACCACGTGCTGATCACCCAGGACCGGGGCTTCGCCGAGACCATGTGGCCCGTCGTGAGCCGGGCCATCGACTTCGTCCTGACGCTGCAGCTGGACGGTGGCGAGATCGCCTGGGCCGCAAGTCCTTCCGGAATCATCCAGGAGGCATTGCTGACCGGTTGTGCCAGCATCCACCACGCGATGCGGTGCGCGATCGCGCTGGCGAACTACCTCGACGAGCCGCAGCCCGAGTGGGAGGTCGCGGTCGGTGCACTCGGCCACGCCATCGCCGAGCATCCGGAGCTGTTCCTGGCCAAGGACACCCACTCCATGGAGTGGTACTACCCGGTGCTCGGTGGAGCGATCCGGGGCGAGGCCGCCCGCGCGCGTATCGACGCCCGGTGGGATGAGTTCGTGGTGCCGGGCCTCGGGATTCGCTGCATCGACCACAGGCCGTGGGTGACCGGCGCCGAGACCTGCGAGTTCGTGATGGCGCTGGACGCCATGGGCGACTCGGTGCGCGCGCACCAACAGTTCGCGGCGATGCACCATCTGCGCGAGACCGACGGTTCGTACTGGACAGGTCTGGTGTTCGCCGACGGTAAGCGCTGGCCGGTGGAGCGGACGACCTGGACGGGTGCCGCCATGATCCTGGCCGCCGATGCCTTGTCGTCGACCACCGCCGGCAGCGGGATCTTCCGTGCCGACGACCTGCCGCGCGGCTTGGAGAGCGAGTTCGACTGCGCCTGCGTGACCCGGCGCTAG
- a CDS encoding class I SAM-dependent methyltransferase, protein MLTVDFDRLGVGPGTSVIDVGCGAGRHSFEAFRRGADVIAFDQSAEDLNDVDAILQAMQEQGEAPASAKAEAVKGDALELPYADGTFDCVMASEILEHVPEDDRAIDELVRVLKPGGRLAVTVPRWLPEKVCWLLSDEYHANEGGHIRIYRADELHAKIAARGLEFDHSHHAHALHSPFWWLKCAVGVEKPNHPAVAAYHKLLVWDMMSRPWLTRNAEALLNPLIGKSVALYFRKPVIASEKS, encoded by the coding sequence ATGCTGACCGTCGACTTCGACAGGCTTGGCGTGGGCCCGGGCACCAGCGTCATTGATGTCGGCTGCGGTGCGGGCAGACACTCGTTCGAGGCGTTCCGCAGGGGCGCGGACGTTATCGCGTTCGACCAGAGTGCTGAAGACCTCAACGATGTCGACGCCATTCTGCAGGCCATGCAGGAGCAGGGTGAGGCGCCCGCATCGGCCAAGGCGGAGGCGGTCAAGGGCGATGCGCTCGAACTGCCCTACGCCGACGGCACATTCGACTGCGTCATGGCGTCGGAGATCCTCGAGCACGTCCCCGAGGACGACCGCGCCATCGACGAGCTGGTCCGTGTGCTCAAGCCGGGCGGCCGGCTCGCCGTCACCGTGCCGCGCTGGCTGCCCGAGAAGGTCTGCTGGCTGCTGTCTGACGAGTACCACGCCAACGAGGGCGGCCACATCCGCATCTATCGGGCCGATGAGCTGCACGCCAAGATCGCGGCCCGCGGCCTGGAGTTCGACCACAGTCACCACGCTCACGCGCTGCACTCGCCGTTCTGGTGGCTGAAATGCGCTGTGGGCGTGGAGAAGCCGAACCACCCCGCCGTCGCTGCCTATCACAAGCTGCTGGTGTGGGACATGATGTCGCGGCCGTGGCTAACCCGAAATGCCGAGGCGCTGCTGAATCCGCTGATCGGCAAGAGCGTCGCGCTGTACTTCCGTAAGCCGGTGATTGCCAGTGAGAAGTCCTAA